A DNA window from Delphinus delphis chromosome 6, mDelDel1.2, whole genome shotgun sequence contains the following coding sequences:
- the HMGB2 gene encoding high mobility group protein B2 produces the protein MGKGDPNKPRGKMSSYAFFVQTCREEHKKKHPDSSVNFAEFSKKCSERWKTMSAKEKSKFEDMAKSDKARYDREMKNYVPPKGDKKGKKKDPNAPKRPPSAFFLFCSEHRPKIKSEHPGLSIGDTAKKLGEMWSEQSAKDKQPYEQKAAKLKEKYEKDIAAYRAKGKSEAGKKGPGRPTGSKKKNEPEDEEEEEEEEDEDEEEEDEDEE, from the exons ATGGGGAAGGGCGACCCCAACAAGCCGCGGGGCAAGATGTCCTCGTACGCCTTCTTCGTGCAGACCTGCCGGGAGGAGCACAAGAAGAAACACCCCGATTCCTCGGTCAACTTCGCCGAGTTCTCCAAGAAATGTTCCGAGAGATGGAAG ACCATGTCTGCCAAGGAAAAATCCAAGTTTGAAGATATGGCAAAAAGTGACAAAGCTCGCTATGACAGGGAGATGAAGAATTATGTTCCTCCCAAAGGTgacaagaagggaaagaaaaaagatcccAATGCGCCTAAAAGGCCTCc ATCTGCCTTCTTCCTGTTTTGCTCCGAACATCGCCCAAAGATCAAGAGCGAGCACCCTGGCTTATCCATTGGCGATACTGCCAAAAAATTGGGTGAAATGTGGTCTGAGCAGTCAGCCAAAGACAAACAACCCTATGAACAGAAAGCAGCTAAGCTAAAGGAGAAGTATGAAAAG GATATTGCCGCATACCGTGCCAAGGGCAAGAGTGAAGCGGGAAAGAAGGGCCCTGGGAGGCCAACAGGCTCCAAGAAGAAGAATGAACCAGaagatgaggaagaggaagaggaggaagaggatgaagatgaggaggaagaggatgaagaTGAGGAATGA